TTAGAAACCATCCAAGACTTTTCTAAAGAGTTTTCTCCCTTGTCGGCGAACGGAAATGATGAGATCGCTATCTTGACCCGGAAATTGCAGCAAATGCTGCGGCAGCTTTGGGACAATCATCAGCAAATGCAGTACTTAGGGTGGCATGATGGCTTGACTGGCGCTCGTAACCGTCTGGCTTATGAAGCGGATTTGCAAAAGCGGAATGCTGGGGGAACGGCGTTGCCAATAGGTTTGATTCTCCTTGATATTGACGGCTTGAAATTGGTCAATGATGCGTTGGGTCATGATAAGGGCGATCAGCTTTTGCGCGAAATGGTGCGAAATGTGAAAAACGTGGTGCAAGATCAAGGCGAGCTGTATCGTGTTGGAGGAGACGAATTTATTTTTGTTATGCAAGGTGCTGCGGAAGAACAATTGCACAGCTATGCGGAAAGGCTGCGGAAACGGCTGGGATTTGTGACGTTGGAAGGCGGCATTCCTTTTAGCGTTTCTGTAGGTTTTGCTTGGGGTGAGCAAGAAAAGGAAGTAGAACTTATTCGGAGTGCAGATCGCATGATGTATGGAGAAAAACTGTTTCGGCAACACAGCCGTTGCAATGAAGTGGTGCAGTCGTTGCGCGAGGCTTTGGCGGCGCGAGATCATATTACCGAAGGGCATGCCAGCCGTTTGGGCGAGTTGGCTGTAGCGGTAGCGCGGTATATTGAAAGTCCGCTGGAGTCGTTGGGGGATTTGCGTTTGTTGGCGGAATTCCATGATGTTGGGAAAATCGGCGTTCCCGATCGGATTTTAAATAAACCGGGACGCCTGGAACCGGAGGAATGGGAAGAAATGCGCAAACATAGTGAAGTAGGGTATCGTATTGCACAGGCGACGCCGACGTTGCAGCCCATTGCCAGTTTTATTTTGCATCACCATGAATGGTGGAATGGTCAGGGGTATCCGCTGGGTCTGGCGGGCGAGGATATTCCCTTGGCCTGCCGTATCTTGTCGATAGTTGATGCGTATGATGCTATGACGAATGACCGGCCCTATCGTAAAGCCATGCCTAAAGAAGAGGCGTTGGCAGAGCTGCGGCGAGGCGCCGGAGGCCAGTTTGATGCACGTCTGGTGGCTGCGTTTGAAGAAGTTTTACAATAAAATAATAAAACGGAAAGGAAATTGGCTTTTGAAAGCGAAATGGGAATAAGTACAATTTAGAAGTGCTTGGGTGACTGCCAAGAAGGCAGTTTTCTTAGGCTATGAAGGCAAGAGGAGGACGTAGGGATGTTTGGCAGAGGAAAAAAAGAAATAGGAGGCGCTGTAGCGCCGGGGAAATATTCCGTTAATAATCAGGTAGCCAAGAAATTCTTAGCGTTAGATGAAGCGACTTTGGGGCATTTGGCTTGCTTGAAGCCGATTATAGAAGGGAATCTAGAAGCGATTGCCACTGAGTTTTATCGACGGTTGACGGATGTACCGGAAGTGGAAGCGTTTATAAAAAGGCAGTCTACTGTGGAACGCCTGAAGATAACTTTGAAGCAGCTATTGCAAAAGCTGTATGTTACGAATATTACGCCGGAGTATATGGCTAATATGCATCGTGTCGGGGAAGTACATAATCGCATTAAATTGCCAGCGGATTGGTTTATTTTAGCGTGTGGCGCACTGCGCCATGTGTTGGTGCCGCATATCGTGCGCGCATATGGAAGAGATGCAACGAAGCTGACTTTGG
This genomic window from uncultured Anaeromusa sp. contains:
- a CDS encoding HD domain-containing phosphohydrolase — its product is MADVSEDGYLQLHLEEDRHYYRESLVIFWKLVAVLAAIMVLGGVGTYFLMEWLVLRRVTKLTRYLETIQDFSKEFSPLSANGNDEIAILTRKLQQMLRQLWDNHQQMQYLGWHDGLTGARNRLAYEADLQKRNAGGTALPIGLILLDIDGLKLVNDALGHDKGDQLLREMVRNVKNVVQDQGELYRVGGDEFIFVMQGAAEEQLHSYAERLRKRLGFVTLEGGIPFSVSVGFAWGEQEKEVELIRSADRMMYGEKLFRQHSRCNEVVQSLREALAARDHITEGHASRLGELAVAVARYIESPLESLGDLRLLAEFHDVGKIGVPDRILNKPGRLEPEEWEEMRKHSEVGYRIAQATPTLQPIASFILHHHEWWNGQGYPLGLAGEDIPLACRILSIVDAYDAMTNDRPYRKAMPKEEALAELRRGAGGQFDARLVAAFEEVLQ